CTCCTTCCTGGGGCTGGTGAGAGCCGGGGCTGCAACACTCCCAGGCCGGGGCGTTCGAGTCTTGCCTTCGCCACTTGCAAACTGACCTTGGGCGCGTAACCTAATCTgactgggcctcagtttcatcatctagaAAATGGGCACAATTCTAATCTTGGAGGAAATAGATTTTCTGAATACGTCTTTCAGCTccagcaagctttttttttttttttttttttgacggagtctcgctctgttgcccaggctggagtgcagtggtgcgatctcggctcactgcaacctctgcccccagggttcaagcgattctcctgcgtcagcctcccgagtagctgggattacaggcgcctgccactaagcccggctaatttttgtatttttagtagagacggggcttcgccatgttggccaggccggtttcaaactcctgacctcaggtgatccgcccacctcggcctcccaaagtattgggattacaggcgtgagccacggcgcccggcccggCAAGCCTTCCTACGTCTCCTTCGTCGGATGGGAAGGTTGCAAGAGGGGCTCACCAGGTCTTTGGCCGCTCCTCTCCGCACCCACCCACTCAACCCCCAAATTATTACACAGAAAAACTACTTTTCTGGAATTTCTTCCTGGTGATCTGACTAAATTCAGCCAACCGCttaattttgcagataaggaaatagGCCCGGAGGGGAAAGTGACTTTCTGGATCACACAGCTGGTTTAGTGATAGAGCCAGAAATATGTCTTTTACTCTGCCCACCGTCCTATTTATTAATAAAACCAACCTTTAGattcttaaatgtttttcttgGAGCAAAGGGCAAGCCTAGAGGCGCCTTTTGCCAAACCCCTGGGTCGCCACTCAATTCACTTTTCGGAAACCTCCTTATCACTTGATAATTATGATCCTGGGGGAGTTGAGAGGATGAGTCCTCCCAAGAGTCATGTGTGGTCACTTACCATCTCAGGGACTCTGAGCCACAGTTGTTTCTTAGAGTATTTTGATTGGGGGCGGTGGGGAGGGGTGAAGAAAGAAATCACTTCAGACTTTTGGTGAGTCGTCACTGACTTGTCCGGTCCTGTTGTAAATCCTTTGAAGACATGAACTAATTTGATTAGATTCTGTGCTCAGGCTTCTCTCGAAGTACGAGGTGCTTGCTGTGCACCTGGGCCCATAGTGGTCCGTGGTCTTGGACTGTTACGAGTTGGGCAGGGGGCGCACCCCATGCATTTAGAGCAGAGCAGGGCAATTAGAATCAGTTATTCTGGAAATGTAGACTgattggaaacatttttttctttaaatgtccaATGAATTTCCTCTGAAAGTCAATTGTAATCCTTACCTCTTGCTGACACTGCATTGAGTAAAGTTTTATTGTTAAAGTCATTCTGTACTTGGGCGTGTAATATTTTTTAAGCAACCTTTACTGACTAATTCTGATGGCGTGGAAGAAAAGTGTAGatttagaaacatttaaattgtttatctcctgtatgttttatatgtatagttCAGGGGAAGGACTCCATGTGCATCCAGAAATATTGCTGTTTAACAACATAAAAAACAGGAATcatattttgatgttttgatcAAGGTTTTGATGTTTTCCAGTGGCTCAGTCAGAACTCACTACAGTCTCGACCTcagggcttaagcgatccttccatctcagcctccctagtaactgggactacaggcatgcgccaccacgcctggctgatttttttaatttttatttttgtagagatggggttgcctaggttgatctcaaaaccctgagCTCCAGCAGTCCTACCACCTCTCCCttccagattgctgggattacaggtgtaagcaacCACACCtgacttaattaattaatttattctttctgagacagtctcgctctgtcgcccaggctggagtgcaatggtgcagtctcggctcactgcaacctctgcgtcccgtgttcaagcgattctcctgcctcagcctcccgagtagctgggactacaggcgcccaccaccatgcccagctaatttttgtatttttagtagagatggggtttcactgtgttggccacgctggtctcaaactcctgacctcgtgatccgcctgcttcggcctcccaaagtgctgagattacaggcgtgagctactgtgcccggccaatttaaatttttaatacccAAATTCTTATTTGTGCatgtaatatatttcaaaatgtacgAAACCatttcaaaaatagttttaatattacattttattaatacaGAATAGTCTTTTAAAGGTATTGTTCAGAAAGGAAACAGGATtgcaacaaaaaaataattttttaaaaactgagaggtgtcaaaacaaaaaaaataagagttttagtcaaaactaaaaaaaagtagGCTAATTCCCTACATTACATTGTAAATCCCAGACCCTccgccccccttttttttaataGTGGAAGAAACTACCACATAGTTAGacattattttaatgattataagtaaaaacttttgtctttttaaattttagggatTGAGTGTTGCTATAGTGGGACCCACGTTTCAAGATTTGGCAACAAACGTGAACCGAAATATCAGTagtttgtctttcatttttgtgGGTCGTGCCTTGGGATATTTGAGTGGCTCTGTGATTGGTGGATTTCTTGTCGATgtcatgaattattttttacttttgggtAAGTAAATGCTAATTTTAGCTTCTTTATGACTGTCAAGTGAATTTACAAGTTGtctttgaaaatatgaaaatactagCATGCAGAATGGTTGGCCACTGAAATGGGTAGTGTTTAGGTGTCCTCAATGGCAGTTGAGTTTCCCTGGTACCTGCTTTCATCTTGACAGTTAGAGGGTATCTGTGCTGGGTCCCTCTGGAAATTTAGATTAGCTCTAGAGTGTCTTAGCAATCCTTAGCCTTTCCAACCACTATAATTTAGCTACCACTCCTGGATCACACACTGGTTGTCCAAAAAACTCTGCTTAGAGGGTTTAGGGCAGATTTCCTGGGGTCACCACAGATCAGAATGAGCTCTTTGAACCTGCCCAGGCTACACCCTGGATTGGGAATGAAGAGGGGAAGCGAGGTTGGGTGGACTGATGTAGGCTATGTTTTTGTTCCTGCTGCCCCATGTTGTCGTTGGACAACCCCAGAGTGCTCTGTCTCACCCTGGAAATAGATGGcaaagctgcttttttttttgagacagggtctcctctccctctattgcccaggctggagtgcagtgatgcgatctctgctcactgcagcctccccttcctgggctcaagcgatcctcccatctcagccttccaattaactgggaccacaggtgtgagccaccatgcctgactaatttttgtgtttttagtagagccggggtttcaccatgttgcccaggttggtctggaactcctgagctcaaaggatcagcctcccagagtattgggattacaggtgtgagccaccacgcctgggctggCAAAGCTTTTAGCATATACTTTTTTTgaataaattgaaatatttagagaaaatttAGATTAATATGATAAAATTGTTTTGGAAGCAAGAATAATAATTTGTTATTGTTAAGGAATTAATAAATAATCCCTCTTATTTCCAAAGTGGGTTGAAATAACATATTTCTTGTATTTTCCTCCCTATTTCCCAAACTAATTTATTTAGTAAATTTTATTACAAACTACTCTagtaattgcattttatttttgtctatttaatTTTTTGCCTCATGTCTAAAAATTCCTGTTAGGTTCTTAAATGTGAATCATTTAAATTAGTTTTGGCTTGTCTCTTTTGGTATAAAACTTTGCTTTATGGTATAATTTACAGTTTGATTACTAGCAGTGCTTTAAATGTATTtgtgttattatttatatttcataatcCATAAAGATTATAAAAGATTCAAATGAAATAATCACTTTTAGAAGCAAAAACTCTCATCTACTCATTATCTAATTTAAATTTGACCTGATTTTGCATGTTTGGACATTTATGATATTGACTTGATCCATGACTGCAtggatattattttttatagctgagtTTCTACCTTCCCAGGAATCTCAATGTCGGCTACCACCGTTGGTCTTTATCTTGTTCCTTTTTGCAAGACAGCAATATTACTCACTGTCATGATGTCTATCTTCGGTGTTTCAATTGGCATTCTGGATACAGGTTAGTGAGCTCTTCAACGTCATCTCTGGGAGTAGGGACTTGCTAGAAGAAGTACAGCAGATGATACTAAACTGTCACTTGCAATGCCCCCTAAAATGACACAGACCTACTGAGTTGGTTGTGAGTCACTCAGAATGAATCACCCTTCTAGCAGCTATTCTTGCCAATTAGGGGGCCTGTTTCTGAGCAGCCAACTCTGAAATGAACTTAAAGAATTTTGTTCTATGAGAGATAATTGATTTACATTGTCCAAACAGGGAAGGGCCCCTGTGTGGGTAATTACAGTGCAGGTGAATAGGCCTTCATCTTGGGGTAGAACTTTATTGCTCTAGTATGGGAGGAATTGGTGGTTTAATAGGTTAAACCAAGTTTGGAACCGTTATTTGGCTGAGAAAGCATAGAAGCAGCAATCCAACTTGACATTTACCCTGACTTCCAAGCCAAGAGAGATCCATAGTGTGGACTaggctctttctttttcttttctgtcctcaAAGTTCCTGCCCTCCTGCAGTAGATTCTTTCCCGCATCATCATCATGTCTTTTAAAACTTactaaataggccgggtgcggtggctcacacctgtaatccagcactttgggaggccgagatgggtggatcacgaggtcaggagatcgagaccatcctggctaacacagtgaaacctcatctctactaaaaatacaaaaaattagccgggtgtggtggtgggcgcctgtagtcccagttacttgggaggctgaggcaggagaatggcatgaacccaggaggcggagcttgcagtgagcagagatcacaccactgcacttcagcctgggtgacagagtgagactctgtctcaaaaaaaaaaaaaaaacctactaaaTAACGGcggggtggcttacgcctgtaatcctagcactttgggaggctgtgtcgggcagatcacctgaggtcaggagttcaagaccagcctgaccaatatggagaaaccgcgtctctactaaaaatataaaattagccaggcatggtggcgcgtgcctgtaatcccagctactcaggaggctgaggctggagaattgcttgaacccaggaagtggaggttgcagagagccacgattgtgccattgcactccagcctgggtctcaaaaacaaacaaacagaaaacctactAAATAACATAGATGACATCTGTTTACTCCTAAAACCAGCTTTCTACCCCTCCCTTCCCTGCTTTGCTGTTACGTAATCTGttggggaaatattttattttactttagggTCAATTTTGTTATGAAATTATAGGGtagaattatatatttatctgaaaatatctgttgaaaaaaaagaagatagctCAAGATGTGCTGCTTCTTGCCTTTCTCCTCCTAGATGTTTAGACAGTATAAATTCAGATGCTAAACGGTGTCCTTGTTTCCTCTAATGGGCATACCAGAATCCTGGCTATTCAGGTTCCTGGACGTGTGTTTTGCATCTGTTACATACATAAGTAAGTAATTTTCCTCAAGTGGCTACCAACAGCAAGTACAGAAAGCTTTGGTAATTTGGCTACTATCTGATGAtaaaattttgccttttaaatatatatttaaaatattaatatataaatatttcttctgcagTCTGATGTTAGAACTGTATTATAAAAAGCGTCTTGCTAATGTGCTTGGTTCTAGGAGGTAGTAGTCTACTAGACTGTAGAATTCGATTTGTGAGTATGTGATGTTATAATGCTTAGAGTTGTCTGGTGGTAGTGGGTTAGAATTCCTTTCTCAGAATTGATTTAGTTGCAATGTTTGATAATTAGAATATTATAATGCTTGTGCTATGTAAAATAGACTCACCCCCTTTCTGAtaagtgaacttttttttttataagtaagTAACTGTTtaacttaaataatttttcccaTCTTTCATCGACAGGTGGTAACGTCCTTATCTTGGCTATTTGGGGGGACAAAGGAGCCCCACATATGCAGGCCTTACACTTCTCTTTTGCCTTGGGTGCCTTTTTGGCTCCACTGCTAGCTAAACTGGCTTTAGGTCCGACAGCGTCTGCTGAAAACCACACAGAGTCTGACTTCCATCCTGCACTCAACCGATCATCTGACGCTGACTCAGAAGCTCTGTTTGGAGTACCTAATGATAAAAATTTACTGTGGGCTTATGCTGTTATCGGTACTTACATGTTTTtagtttctgtcatttttttttgtctgtttttaaagaATAGCTCAAAGCAAGAAAAAGCAAGAGCATCTGCTGAGACATTTCGAAGAGCAAAATATCACAAcgcccttctttgtctcctttttctgttcttctttttttatgttgGAGCTGAGGTAACATATGGCTCttatgttttctcatttgcaacCACCCATGCTGGCATGAAAGAAAGTGAAGCCGCTGGGTTGAACTCCATCTTCTGGGGGACATTTGCAGCCTGCAGGGGCCTGGCAATCTTTTTTGCTACCTGTTTACAGCCTGGAACCATGATTGTGTTGAGCAACATTGGCAGCCTGACTTCATCTTTATTTCTGGTGCTTTTTGACAAGAACCCAATTTGTCTCTGGATAGCAACTTCAGTGTATGGGGCTTCAATGGCAACCACATTTCCGAGTGGTGTTTCTTGGATTGAGCAGTACACGACCATCCATGGGAAATCTGCAGCATTTTTTGTAATTGGTGCTTCCCTGGGAGAAATGGCTATTCCTGCAGTTATTGGAATTCTTCAAGGAAAATACCCTGATTTGCCTGTAGTTCTGTATACCTCTTTGGGAGCATCAATAGCTACTGGTATTTTATTTCCTGTGCTATATAAATTAGCCACTTCACCTCTTCATCGCCAgcgaaaagaagacagaaagagtgAGGACCAGAAAGCTCTGCTCTCTAGCTCCGGGCTAAATGAATATGAGGAAGAGAATGAAGAGGAGGATGcagaaaaatggaatgaaatggattttgAAATGATTGAAACGAATGATACAATGAGGCATTCTATAATAGAGACATCTAGAAGTAGTCTGACGGAGCCCACAGCTGAAGTCTATAATCAATACCCATCAAATGCACTGGTGTTTGAGTCTTCTCCTTTTAATACTGGCAGTGCCCATGTGAAGCACTTGCCAGAAACCAGGACAAAAGGGACTAACATTTAGAGAAGATGGATTACTCACTGACATCTTTGAATAACTGCCACTTCTAAGGACGCCATTCAGAGCAGAGCATTAGCAGAATTTCACCATGCTTTGGGGATTAAAATTTTTAGGTCCATATTATAGCAAATgctaaaaatttttgaaatgttctGTAATTCCCAGAGTCTTCCATAAATAACCAAATGGTCTCATACATGTACAATAGGATCTTGTTATAACGCTAGTATTTGACATGTGACTgattaggaaatattttatggTCTCCACCCCTCAGAGCACCCAAAGAAGGCATTGTTTTTGAGAAGGGGGGTATTCTCAGAATGAGACCATGTAGGAGTTGAATTGATTGGTTGAACAAATTATCAGGTATCAATATTTTTCCAGGAAAGTTGAGGAGAATAGTTTCATAAAAgagaaatgggctgggtgcagtggctaaagcctgtaatcccagcactttgggaggccgagacgggcagatcacgaggtcaggagatcgagaccatcctggctaacacagtgaaaccctgtctctactaaaaatacaaaaaattagccaggcgtggtggcaggcacctgtagtcccagctacttgggaggctgaggcaggagaatggcgtgaacctgggaggtggagcttgcagtgagccgagatcatgccacaccgtactccagcctgggcgacagctagactccgtctcaaaaaagaaatggagaggtATTTTTATTAATTGCTTTACCTTATCTGTAGGGTTGGATCAAAGAATGTAATGACTcatttgatttctaatttcaatgAAGAGAACACAGAACAGGGCCCAAGGGGTCGGGCTTCAAGCCTTGACTTCTTCTAGCCCTGCACTCTGTCACTTAACGTAGGCCTTGTTTATCTCGCCTCCTGATCTGTGattctagaaatgaaaatgagatgATTTCCAAATTGGGAATCCGTAAGTTTTGAAGTTTGTGCAAAATGTCTGCTAGAAATTAGTACAAGTGACAGCATGTTCTTCATTTCAAATGAGAAGTGAAACCAAAATGATAAATAGCTTTAAGAATGTTCTAATGATAAATGATTACATGTCAATTTAATGTACTTAATGTTTAATACCTTATTTGAATAATTAcctgaagaatatattttttagtacTGCATTTCATTGATTCTAAGTTGCACTTTTTACCCCCATACTGTTAACATATCTGAAATCAGAATGTGTCTTACAATCAGTGATCGTTTAACATTGTGACAAAGTTTAATGGACAGTTTtttctcatatgtatatataaaataatgtgttttacAATCAGTGGCTTAGATTCAGTGAAATACAGTAATTCATTTATGATAGTATCTttacagacattttaaaaataagttatttttatatgCTAATATTCTATGTTCAAATGGAATTTGGAGACACTATGTTCTAATTTTAAGAGCTGTTTCAGTGTTATTAGATTAGTAGTAGGGCTGTAGATGGGGTCTTTCGAGGTCCTTTGCCTACCTCAGTAACAGAGGCTGGGTCTGAGCCTTGCTCAAGATTAGCTCTTCACCAGGTCTGTGTGGTAATCATATCGTAGTTACCGTAAGTCATGCTGCAAGTGTAATTTACAGTGAGGCATAGTCTTTTCCAGTGATTGGAATACTTGTGTCACCGATCCAGGGTTTCTCTTTCCTGAGTCTGAAACACCTGGGAAACCAGTTAGAAGGTGACTGGGTAGCCTAGGAGTCAAGGATCAGAAAGggtacttcatatatatatggcAGAATTGGTGCAGGTGATCCTTTGAAAAATGACAAGAATTGATGAAATTTTGTTTACTTCCTCCAATTTTATGCTGAATAACATCTCCTTTCTACCTGATTGGAGTAGGCTTGCTTTCTCTTACTTAATTTCTATAAATTTGCCATTGTTTTGTCTCAAGTAAAATACAGTGTCTTTCTTGACCACTGCCCGCCCATTCACCTTATATGCCTGCCACAGTCTTGGTTCATGTAATAACCTAACAGCTttggagatggcggtggagaaGTTAATGGTAAAAACCttcttgctctttttatttttatttatttattaggggtgggggatggtgtctcactctgtcactcaggctggagtgcaatgacgtgatctcagctcactgcaacctctgcctccctggttcaagcgattcttctgcctcggcctcctgagtagctgggattacaggcatgcgccaccatgcccagctaatttttgtgtttttagtagagagggggtttcatcatgttacctaggctgatctcaaactcctgatctcaagtgatctgcccacctcagcctcccaaagtgttgagattacaggcatgagccaccgtgcccagcccttttgcTCTTTTTATAGTGTAAATTTCCCTCAGTTAGAACTTGGAAATTACTTCTGCTTCACTTACTGCCTTTTCTCAGGTTGTTGGAATCTAGGCAGTAGCAGTTACTTGGCAGCTAGGAGGCTTGCTAGAATAGGAATTCCACCTTCAGCATTTACTGTTACAGGGTAGAAGATGCAGCTCAGGGAGAGAAGGATGATGATAAGAACATGGCAGAAAATCTCAAAATCCACTCTGGAAAATTCACTATGGTTCCACACACCAACATGTGAATCGTCATATGAGATCATAGGGCATTGTTAAAGTTCCATATTGGAAGGAAAAGACTTAGTACAATTCTAAGAATTAGCATTCATCCTGCTGATCAGTTCTTAGCTAAGTGTCTGCTGATACCTAAGTAACCAATATACCCAAGTGTTCTATTGCTGGGTAACACAGTACCACACATTGAACACCTTAAAACAATAGACATTTGGTAATGTCTGTACAGGCTGTACTGAAGCGGCCTGTACAGGGCCGCTTCAGTACAGGACCTTACCTATGTAGACTGAGGTATGTGTTTCTTGCTGACTGTCAGCTGGGCACCACTCAGCTTCGAGAGGCCTCCCACAGTTCTTGCCATGTGGCCCTCTCACAGATGCCTCTCACAACATGGCAGTTTCTTCAAAGCAAGCAGGAGAATCTCTAAATGAGTCTTGTATGACATTACGTCATTATGGGAATAAcatcccatcacctttgccatattctagTGTCTAGAAGCAAGGTATGAGTTCCACCAAAACTCAAGGGTAGAGGCTAGAACAGGGATGTGACTCATTGCGGATCACCTTAGAGCATGCCTGCCACACTCGGGTACCTGCAGAATAGAGATTCTCAAAAGAGCTAAAAACTGAGCTAAGAGCaggacatgatggctcacacctgtaatcccagctactcaggaagctggggtgGAAGTatctcctgaagtcaggagtttgagaccagcctgggcaatatagtgagacctctgtctctaaaaaatttttaaaagagaccccttctctaaaaaacagaaaggctgggtgcggtggctcacacctgtaatcccagcactttgggaggccgaggtgggcggatcacaaggtcaggagatcaagaccatcctggctaacacggtgaaaccccatctctactaaaaatacaaaaaattagccgggcgggcgtggtggtgggtgcctgtagtcccagctactcgggaggctgaggcaggagaatggcgtgaacccaggaggcggagcttgcagtgagccgagatggtgccactgcactccagcctgggtgacagagcgagactgtctcaaaaaaaaaaaaaaaaaaaacattcaactATGAGCTGGGGAAAAAAGCTTCAGCGGTCACTGAAAGTGCTTACAGGTACAGCTAGTATGGGGATGGAATATGCCCCATTAGCCAGGCCAACAAATCTCATATAGGAGaatcttttttatgtttgttggacagtgggtgagTTATCGCAGaattatgccttttttttctgtcactattTTATGTCCCTTATCACTGTGCCTTTAACCTACTGAAATGcagttgaggccaggtgtggtggctcacgccaagatggcgccactacactccagcctgggcaacagagggagactccatctcaaaaaaaaaaaaaaaaaaggaaatacagttGAATATGAGGGAAATAAGTAAATTTCAGTTTGAGTTTACTTGTATTTTATAATAGAATCCAGGGACATTTTGAGAGTATTTTTCAATtactctgttatttttaaaagaaaaatcttttgaaaaattactttttattataaaaacaataaaggcATAAAATTTTGGCACAAAAATATAAGGAACAAGTATAATCCATAATCCTAAGCACCTAGAAAAGTTCTTACATTTCTCAAATTTCCTAAGTAAAgggtaaaaggaaagaaaaattctcCATCAGATAAAGTATCAGAAATTACTTGAATTTTGTGTCTAAAGTATATTGACATTACAGTTGGTGAACTGGTTATTAGTTTGAagaattatagtttttttttttaaaaaaaacctaattgGGAGATGATCAGTAGATTCCTTGAGTAATCAGGATAGCTTTCTCATGTCCAgaacttttggctgggcatggtggctcacacctgtaatcacagcactttgggaggctgaggtgggtggatcacttgaggtcaggagtttgagaccagcctggccaacatggcaaaaccccatctctactaaaaaaaaaaaacaaaaaaaaatacaaatagttagccaggtgtggtggcaggcatttgtaatcccacttctggggaggctgaggcacgagaatcacttgaacttgggaggcggagtttacagtaagctgagatcacgctactgcacttcagcctgggttacaaagtgagactctgtctaaaaaatttaaaataaccagAACTTCTGATTTATCATGGCAATGTGTCACTCAGTCCCCAATCCTGCtacttaaaagttatttttattttttaagtggcctgatcgcagctcactgcagccctgacctcccaggctcaagcagtcctcctacctcagcctcccaagtagctgggactacaggcttgtgcaaccatgcctggctaatttttgtattttttgtagagacagggttttgccatgttggccaggctggtctcaaactcctgacctcaagtgatccacctgtctaggcctcccaaagtgctgggattacatgcatgagccaccatgcccagcccacctgtgatattttgatacatgcatacaatgtgtagtgatcaaagCAGGGTAATTAGGATATTAATTATCTCAAgtgttataatttctttgtgttaggaaaaTTCCACATCTTGTGCTATAGCTGTTTTCAGTTATATACTGGATTATTGAACTATAGTGACCCTACTGTGCTGTTGAACACTAGAACTTCttccttctaactgtattttttttttttttttgagatgaagtttcactcttgttgcccaggctgcagtgtaatggcgtgatctctgctcactgcaacctctgtctcccaggttcaagccattctcattcctcagccacccaagtagctgggattacaggcatgtgtcgccattcctggctaatttttgtatttttagtagagatggggttttaccatgttggtcaggctggtctcgaactcctgacctcaagtgatccacccaccttgacctctcaaagtgctgggattacaggtgtgagccaccgcacccgatctctatctaactgtatatatatatgtgtatattttttaagatggagtcttgctcttgtcgcccaggctggagtgcagtggcacaattccggctcactgcaacctctgtctcctgggttcaagcgattctcctgcctcagcctcccaagtagctgggattacaggcatccaccaccatgc
This DNA window, taken from Pan paniscus chromosome 5, NHGRI_mPanPan1-v2.0_pri, whole genome shotgun sequence, encodes the following:
- the MFSD4B gene encoding sodium-dependent glucose transporter 1 isoform X1, translated to MLCASFLGLGLSVAIVGPTFQDLATNVNRNISSLSFIFVGRALGYLSGSVIGGFLVDVMNYFLLLGISMSATTVGLYLVPFCKTAILLTVMMSIFGVSIGILDTESWLFRFLDVCFASVTYISGNVLILAIWGDKGAPHMQALHFSFALGAFLAPLLAKLALGPTASAENHTESDFHPALNRSSDADSEALFGVPNDKNLLWAYAVIGTYMFLVSVIFFCLFLKNSSKQEKARASAETFRRAKYHNALLCLLFLFFFFYVGAEVTYGSYVFSFATTHAGMKESEAAGLNSIFWGTFAACRGLAIFFATCLQPGTMIVLSNIGSLTSSLFLVLFDKNPICLWIATSVYGASMATTFPSGVSWIEQYTTIHGKSAAFFVIGASLGEMAIPAVIGILQGKYPDLPVVLYTSLGASIATGILFPVLYKLATSPLHRQRKEDRKSEDQKALLSSSGLNEYEEENEEEDAEKWNEMDFEMIETNDTMRHSIIETSRSSLTEPTAEVYNQYPSNALVFESSPFNTGSAHVKHLPETRTKGTNI
- the MFSD4B gene encoding sodium-dependent glucose transporter 1 isoform X2, with protein sequence MLCASFLGLGLSVAIVGPTFQDLATNVNRNISSLSFIFVGRALGYLSGSVIGGFLVDVMNYFLLLGISMSATTVGLYLVPFCKTAILLTVMMSIFGVSIGILDTGGNVLILAIWGDKGAPHMQALHFSFALGAFLAPLLAKLALGPTASAENHTESDFHPALNRSSDADSEALFGVPNDKNLLWAYAVIGTYMFLVSVIFFCLFLKNSSKQEKARASAETFRRAKYHNALLCLLFLFFFFYVGAEVTYGSYVFSFATTHAGMKESEAAGLNSIFWGTFAACRGLAIFFATCLQPGTMIVLSNIGSLTSSLFLVLFDKNPICLWIATSVYGASMATTFPSGVSWIEQYTTIHGKSAAFFVIGASLGEMAIPAVIGILQGKYPDLPVVLYTSLGASIATGILFPVLYKLATSPLHRQRKEDRKSEDQKALLSSSGLNEYEEENEEEDAEKWNEMDFEMIETNDTMRHSIIETSRSSLTEPTAEVYNQYPSNALVFESSPFNTGSAHVKHLPETRTKGTNI